The Drosophila suzukii chromosome X, CBGP_Dsuzu_IsoJpt1.0, whole genome shotgun sequence DNA window GTAGTTTGGGGTAGTTGGCAGCTTAAAGGTAAATTTGCTTTCCTATCTTTTTCGGGGCAGATTGGAGGGGTTTATTGGCTGCGCAGAGGTGTATGCAACGTTCGGAAGTCAACTTCTATTTGCATCGCATCCACCTAAACGGGTTTAAATGTCGGGTGTTTATAAAGACTTGTGtgaaagtaaataaaataaattgaagtGGCTTTTTTCCATATCTTGGCTTTGGAATATATGTAGTTTCTTTCCAACTCGCTGCCTAAAAGAGTGCtacacaaaaatattttataactaGTTTTATATTCATAgtttaaatactttaaaaataaactgaaATAAAAAGAGTAAGCAATAGTCAGGAATGTtttcttacattttttatttataggGAAGACGAGTGCCGTGGACTTTTTGGCAATTGTTATCCGTGAAATGTGCGGCGTGGTTCCCCGGCCCTTTTCACTCAGCATATTTACAGATTTTCCGTTTCGTTTTATTGGCAATTCCATTGTTAAACATCGAGCTCATCCGCAAATCCCCTTACCCGTGTTTCTCCCCCTTCGAGATCGTGTGCCAAATCGATTCGCTTGCTGCTAAAAGGAAAGTGCTTTCTCTTTCTCTTCCTTGCCCCTTTCCCACTCCCACTCCCactcccattcccattcccccAATTTTCCTCTAATGAGTACCCACTATAGTTCGTGGCCATAAAAATCGTTAAAGTGTTTAATCAATGGCTTTGCCCCCTTGGCACAATGGAACGAAATTAAGTGCCATAAATCAATGGCGAAATATAGGTGAGCTCACTTTTATGGCTCGTACACGGAAAAAGCACCTGGTCCTTGACCTTTTAATGTCAAGTCACCACAACCAGAACCcgaatattttgtaaatagAAAATCTACTGGGCAAAGGGCCAGCGATCAAAGGCTCAAAAGAGAGCTCAGGGAGAAATTAGGAGGAACGAAAATAGTTACAAGGCACAGAAAATACATTAAGCACATAAAACCCAATCGAGTGGAAGTAAAGTGGCCAAGAGCAGCAACAAAAGGAATTGGAACTCACTGCCACGGGAATTCAAATTCACCTGCCTCCACCATTATTTGGCTGCCCCCTACTTGGCCACCCAAAAGCAGTCACAATAAAATGCCAACTGCCAATAAATGTCAATAAATCAAACAATTGAGCGCGGCCAAGTTTTGTGATGGCGTGCGCCAAATAAGTCCAATGTGTCCAATGTCCAAATGTCCCATGTCCGTCGTCCAATGTCCAATGTCCAATGCCCCATGTCCAATGTGGCCCCCAACAAAAAGCTGGCAGCCCACATCTGAATGCTCCAGTGGTGAGCAGAGCAGCCAGCGAAGCAGACAAAGAACATCAAGTAGACCGACTGCCACTGAGAAATCGAGACACACAATGTAGCATGTTCTTCGATTTTGCAGTGAGAACCGGACCTGGGTGATAAGTGAGGGAAAGGAAAGCTTGTCGCATCCAGATATGAAGATTTCGACTGCTCAAGATACAGTTCCCCAACGCTCTTGAAATTCCAATCCATATAGGATACAGTATTATCCCCCTCAAGGGTACCTCCATCATTCTCAATTTCAGGTTCTCACGATATTCAATAGTCTAAAGATAAATAACGCAAGAGTAATAAGCTAATgtttaataaagaaataatacttattcaaccttttttttttttctgtaaTGGCGATTGGGATAACTAAATAAAAGACTTTCAACATAAATAAGCTATATCTTTTAAAACTTTGGAAACTATGACTTTAAATTATCAATATTCTTATAATAATTTCcaagtaaaaaaaattgtttcctTTTGTGGTAGCAAATTAAATACCTCAATACTCTTGATTATCCAAACCTTATAAGGATTCTTATAAAGATACAATATTTTCCCTTAAGCTTGTAATAAGAACATGAGTGCTTGAACTTGCCTATAGAGATACGATATTTTCCTTCAAGATTGTAGCAAGAACTTTTGTAAGCTAGGTAAGACCAcaagaaaatgaaaatcaacTTTGTGATGGCTTAACACTCATTCGATTATATATTTCTTCGCTTTGTGAGAGCAACGTTAAaatttatgtatgtatgtacaacATGTACAAGGAAGACTTGACTGAAGATTTGGCATCCAATCGACATCTGAAAGATGGATAATGGATGGGTCCGAACGGGGGGTTTGTGCCTTGCTAGACGGTTTAGTGTTCCTTGGTGAAAAAAtaccgaaaataaataaaatggaCCACATGGGCCTGATGATGGCTGCGCTGTTCGCTGCTTGAtttttggctgccattcgTTTGAAATCAGGTTCTGTTACTGTAGGGTAAATATTGACTTGACAGTAGATCCCTGCTTTACCATGGTGTCCTTGTGCAGCTGGTACTGCAGCGTATAGGCGCTATCCATGCGCAGACCCTCGCGCAACTTGCGTCCGATTTCCAAGACAGCTTCCTCCTTCCCCCCGTCAGCGGTCCAAATCGAGATCTTGTTGGTCTTTGCGCGAATGTTCACCACGGCGCCGCACAGTTCCGCCGCGTTGTCACAGGCCTCGCCGATCAGACAGAGCATCGAGTCCACCCAAAAGTTGTCCAGGTCCGTCTTGGTGGTCTTGTTCAGGCTGATGACCCAGCGTCCTCCGTGGACATTGGCCTCGTCCTCCCACATCGGACGAATGCCCTTCTTGAAGAGACAGTAGTCACAGCCGACCTTTAGCTCCGACGGCGGCTTGATGTGGGTAAACAGGCTCCAAAAGTTCTCCACGGTATCGAAGCTGGTGACCTCGTGCAGCATTTCCTCCCAGGTCTTGGTGCGATCGTTCTCCAGATACCACAGAGTCCAGCAGTTGTTGAGTGGATGTTGCGGCTCTTCGGGCCCTTCGGGTTCTTCGGGCTCCTGGGACTCGGGATCCTGGGATTCGGGCTCCTGGGACTCGGGCTCCTGGAACTCGGGCTCCTGGGACTCGTTCTCCTCGGCTTCGAATGCCAGCTCCTCTACGCTGACATCGCTTGGGGGCTCAATGCGCTCAGTGGAATCAGTGGGCAGTAGATCGGGAAGAGTGGGCACCTTAACTGCATCCTCCTCAACTTGGACCTCTGCAATCGGCTGGGAAACCAATTGAGAAACTTTCTCGACAAGTGGGTAAGTTATTTCATAAATCCTGGGATCTATAATTTTATCTTTAAGCCTTTGCTGTGACAGCTTCTTTTCGATCTTTAGCTCTAACCGTTTTTGTGCGGTGAGCTTCTCCTGAACCTTCTCTAAAATGTTATCGGCTGACTTCTTCTCCGAAATGTTATCGGCCGACTTCTTCTCCGAAATGTTATCGGCCGACTTCTTCTCCGAAATGTTATCGGCTGATTTCTCCGAAACCTTATCCGCCGACTTCTCTGACATCTTAGCAACCGATTTATTCTCCTGCACTTTTTTCTCCGAAACCTTCACGGGCACCTTCTTTTCCTGCACTGTATTCTTGCGCTCCTGAACTTTCTTCTGTTCCTGCCCTTTCTTTTGTTCCTGCCCTTTCTTCTGCTCCTGCCCTTTCTTCTGCTCCTGCCCTTTCTTCTGCTCCTGCCCTTTCTTCTGCTCCGGCCTCTTTTCTTTCTCTTGGGCTCTCCCTTTCTGTTGGGCCTTTCCATTCTCTTGAGCCCTATTTTTCTCTGGGGCCTTATTTTTTTCTTGGACCTTAACCTTCTCTTGGgcctttttcttttcttggaCCTTTTCTTTCTCTTGGGCCTTTTCCTTCTCTTGGGCCTTCACTTTTTCTTGGGCCTTCTTTTTTTCAGGGACCTTCTCTTTCTCTTGGTTCTTCTCTTTCTCTTGGTTCTTCTCCTTCTCTTGGGTTATTTCTTTCTCCTGTGCATTCTCCTTCCTCTGCCCCTTTGCTTTCTCCTGCACCTCCATCTCCTTTGGCTTAACATCCCTATTTGGATTTTTCTTGGCAATGGAATCTATGGGGATGGTCTTGCTGTTCTGACTAGGAGTTCGAGGCACATTCTTCTGATTCTTCTTGCCCTTCTTGTTCTTGTTCTTTCCCTGCTTCGGGGGCTCTGGCGGGATCATCTTGCTCTGAGCATTCTTGGGATCCTGAATCTTCGCGGCCGTAGCTAATGCAGTGAACTGAGGAACTGCAACGGGTTGAGAACCCTCAGCTAAATCTGCTCTTTTCTGGGCGGACTTTGTGGAAATATCATCGTGGCTGGAACAGCTTTTGAACACGTTTTTTGGATTGGCAAAGTTCTTCATCTTGTAAAAATTGTTGGAAGCTTGACTGGGGGTCGGGAATACCTACAAGTTAGATGGAAAACGTGTGTGGTTAGCAATGGTGCACTTACTTCTACTCTACTCTAGTGTTTCTGATTTTTCAAAACCTGCACTGAGCTCGTGTTGTATTCCTGGCAAAGGCAAACCATATATACAGCTCCACAAAACTCACTTGAACATTAAACTCGACGGCGACTATGTGtgtcattttaaaaatatttctcaccTCTCAAAAACGGTAATAacaaataaccaaaatcaTTATCTAGCTTTGATAACGAACCGAACCACAGTCCAGTGCAACTCTGGTACTCAGCCCCTACGAAATGCATTCTCCATTTCCAACTAATGAGACAATCACGCGAGAATTCTCCCCTTTTCACCGCAGGAGGTGGACTTGGATCCTTCGAACGTGAGCTGGAAATGTTTTGCTGTGGAGGGGCGAAAAGAAAAACGGACAAGTTCCACCGACCAAGGAACGTGGTGTAGAAGTGTACAAGTTTAGAAACAAATATTTACACACCCTCCAGTTGATTCGAGTGGGTGCGACACCCgaaaaaaggaagaaaaaCTCGGGTGTAGGGTAACACATCACGCATTTCTTATTAGCCTGCAATTGGAAAGAGAGTTACCCCCGTTCTCCGTTGAAAACTTATTACGGTTCGACTAACCGGAAGCACAACCCGAAACGAAACCAAAAATTGGGCGCTAAAGGGGGGAGGCGCCAATCAGCACCGAAAAGTGATATTCATATGTACAAATACTGCAAATCATAGGTAGTACATAGGTCGGGGAGCCTTAGTAACTATTTCTACTCACATCTCAGGCCGTAAACTTATAAACAGAAATCCTTATACATATACACCACAGTATAGCCAGAACTTCAACTAATggcaacattttttgtttgctcGTACCGAATGTTATTGGGCCAAAGGGAAAAACCAAAGCCAAGGCAAGAGAGCAAACATTCATTTGGCTCTGGCTGTCATAAGTTTAAATGGGGCCAAAAGGGAGGGCAGCATTCGATTCCAATCGAGTCGCtcgaatgaatgaatgaaaaaTATCACCGTGCGGAGAGCtgaaatcaaaatcaaaaacgaGGCAAATATTTGAGCGGGCCTGGACCTTTGACAGGCGTTTGCCCAAGGAATTTATGGCCATTTTCTTTGACCCGATTTTGGCTTAATGGAAAATCTGTGTCTTGGCCTCGGACATGATTTCCAGTTGCCGATCCAGATCCAGATTCAGATCCATATTTCGCCCGCACACACTTAACACTTGGCTATGGATGGGGACTATACATAGTATAAAGTGTGCCCACTATAACAAATGCTAAGAGAAGAAAAGAAGCATATTGTGCCAGATTTGCCTTTTTAAAAGGCGCTCAGGGATCTCATCCTACATTTTCAAATGCTCTTTTAACTTAAATGACAGTCCAGGGGGAGGGAAGAGGAGGTAAGGCAAAAACAGTACAAAACGCGAAagtgcacagagaaaaaacgGGGTGTACCTGTCtttcttatttataataaaatcattataaaaatatcaaaCTTAGATCAGCGGTCGGCACGGAACACATTAACATTTTGTCCTTTATATGTGTTATAAATATGTGACGACAGCTGTTCTACGCTGTACGTGTGCCGGCAGATGCTGAGCAGAACTATTTCCAGTGCCCGCTTAATATGACGTTGCCGCTGACGTTGCTAAGATTTGACAGTGTGCTGAAATACTTGGACGGACTTGGATTTATGATGTGCATTTTTCCTTCAGTAATTAGTATGATTTTTCTCAGTGCCCTCAAGCTGTTTCGCCCTTCCTAGCTCTTGGCTGAGAGAAACGCATTGCTATTTTTTATTTCGCCCGGCTCTCATCGCCCGATTTGATGTAAATATTGTATTAGACGGGGGGCCAAAGTGTTGC harbors:
- the eIF4E7 gene encoding uncharacterized protein eIF4E7 isoform X2, which encodes MKNFANPKNVFKSCSSHDDISTKSAQKRADLAEGSQPVAVPQFTALATAAKIQDPKNAQSKMIPPEPPKQGKNKNKKGKKNQKNVPRTPSQNSKTIPIDSIAKKNPNRDVKPKEMEVQEKAKGQRKENAQEKEITQEKEKNQEKEKNQEKEKVPEKKKAQEKVKAQEKEKAQEKEKVQEKKKAQEKVKVQEKNKAPEKNRAQENGKAQQKGRAQEKEKRPEQKKGQEQKKGQEQKKGQEQKKGQEQKKGQEQKKVQERKNTVQEKKVPVKVSEKKVQENKSVAKMSEKSADKVSEKSADNISEKKSADNISEKKSADNISEKKSADNILEKVQEKLTAQKRLELKIEKKLSQQRLKDKIIDPRIYEITYPLVEKVSQLVSQPIAEVQVEEDAVKVPTLPDLLPTDSTERIEPPSDVSVEELAFEAEENESQEPEFQEPESQEPESQDPESQEPEEPEGPEEPQHPLNNCWTLWYLENDRTKTWEEMLHEVTSFDTVENFWSLFTHIKPPSELKVGCDYCLFKKGIRPMWEDEANVHGGRWVISLNKTTKTDLDNFWVDSMLCLIGEACDNAAELCGAVVNIRAKTNKISIWTADGGKEEAVLEIGRKLREGLRMDSAYTLQYQLHKDTMVKQGSTVKSIFTLQ
- the eIF4E7 gene encoding uncharacterized protein eIF4E7 isoform X1, whose protein sequence is MVCLCQEYNTSSVQVFPTPSQASNNFYKMKNFANPKNVFKSCSSHDDISTKSAQKRADLAEGSQPVAVPQFTALATAAKIQDPKNAQSKMIPPEPPKQGKNKNKKGKKNQKNVPRTPSQNSKTIPIDSIAKKNPNRDVKPKEMEVQEKAKGQRKENAQEKEITQEKEKNQEKEKNQEKEKVPEKKKAQEKVKAQEKEKAQEKEKVQEKKKAQEKVKVQEKNKAPEKNRAQENGKAQQKGRAQEKEKRPEQKKGQEQKKGQEQKKGQEQKKGQEQKKGQEQKKVQERKNTVQEKKVPVKVSEKKVQENKSVAKMSEKSADKVSEKSADNISEKKSADNISEKKSADNISEKKSADNILEKVQEKLTAQKRLELKIEKKLSQQRLKDKIIDPRIYEITYPLVEKVSQLVSQPIAEVQVEEDAVKVPTLPDLLPTDSTERIEPPSDVSVEELAFEAEENESQEPEFQEPESQEPESQDPESQEPEEPEGPEEPQHPLNNCWTLWYLENDRTKTWEEMLHEVTSFDTVENFWSLFTHIKPPSELKVGCDYCLFKKGIRPMWEDEANVHGGRWVISLNKTTKTDLDNFWVDSMLCLIGEACDNAAELCGAVVNIRAKTNKISIWTADGGKEEAVLEIGRKLREGLRMDSAYTLQYQLHKDTMVKQGSTVKSIFTLQ